CGTCGGCTGTCACCAGCAGGTGCTCGGGCTTTCCGTCGAACAGGATGACCTGTCGCCCCCGTGAAGCCAGCAGCGGCTCGACGGTCCGCCACCAGCGGCTCAGCCGTCCGGCGGCGTCCGGCGGGGCCCGCCCGGTGCCCAGCCAGTACGTCAGGGCGTGCCGCAGCCAGCCGAGCATCCAGGCGTCCCAGGTCTGCTGCTGCGGTGGGGGCCGCTCGCCGGGCACGGCATGCAGCCGGGCAAGCAGCGCACCTGCAGCCTGCTGGGCCGCCAGGGGACTCTCACCCGTCAGGGGCAGCCCGTCCACCCACGGCAGCAGCAGCCATTCCCAGCCGTCCGTGCCACGGGCCACGGGCGCCGCCACGGGAAAGCCGCGCGCCCGCAGGAACGTCCGCGCGGCCACCTCGCGAGTCAGGCCATCTCCGGCCTCCTCCAGTTTGAGGACGAACCGGCCTTTGGGTGTGGTCACCTGGATCACCAGTCGGTCAAGTCGCGACACCAGGACCCGGTAACCGTGAAGGGGCGTCGCCAGGACCACTCCGGCCAGTCGCGCGGCGGTGTGGACGTTCATACCCAGTTGTATCCGGCGTGAGGTCCGGGGCGCATTGGCCTATCAGCTCCCCTCTCACCTTCGCCCTTCAATTCAAGTCGGAGTCCGTCTCAGTCGTCCCCGGCCGGTTTGTCGAGCTGGCGGGGCAGGCGCGTCCAGAGGAGCATCACGGCGACCGATCCCAGGGCGGCCAGGGTGATCAGGCCCGCGCGGGGGCCGAGGATCCAGTCGCGGCTGATCAGGGTGCTGGCGATCAGGGCGCCGGGGGGGCCCATGCCGACGAGCACGAAGGAGTACAGGCTCATGACGCGGCCGCGCAGCGCGTCGGGGATGGTGAGTTGCACGGTGCTGTTGGCGCTGACGAGCAGGCTGAGCATGCCGAAGCCGCACGCGGCGAGCACCGGGAAGGCCAGGGTGGGGCCGGGGGTGAGGGCCAGCAGGACGGCACTGGCGATCAGGATGAGCGCGCCGAGGCGCAGGTTCCGCAGCGGGTTGGGGCGGCTGGCCTGCCAGAGTGCTCCGGCCATGGCGCCGATGCCGAACGCGGCGGACAGCGCACCGAAGGTCGCCTCGCGCGCGCCGAACACCACGCGGGCGTAGTAGGGGATGATCACGTTGAAATTGATGATGGTGAGGCTGAGCGCCCCGACGAGCAGCATGACGTTGCGCACGGCGGGCGTGGCGCGCACGTAGCGCAGGCCTTCTTTCACGTCGCCGAGCATGCTGCCGCGCGGCCCGAAGTCGCGGGCCGGGAAGGGCAGCGTGGCGATCACGTACAGCACCACGAAGAACGACGCGACGTTCAGGTAGAACGGCAGCGCCAGTCGTGAGATGTTCTCGGCGTTCCCGCCGGCGAGCAGCGTGACGCCCAGCGCGGCGACCACGCCGAACAGCGCCTGCCCCAGGGTGCGGCTGACGTTGAACGACAGGCTGTTCAGCGCGACGGCGTTCGGGACGTCGCTGCGGGGCACGAAGTCCACGACCATGCTCTGGCGGGCGGGCATGTCGAAGGCGTTCGCGGTGCCGCTGACGAACGCGATCAGCATGACGAGCGGCAGGGTGACGACGCCCAGGTGCGTGGTGACGGCCAGCGCGGTGGCGGTCGCCAGCAGGGTCAGTTGCGTGGCGAGCAGCACCCGGCGGCGCGGGACGCGGTCGATCACGGCCCCGGCGAACAGCGAGAGCAGCAGGCTGGGCATGAACTGCGCGACTGTCACCCAGCCCAGCGCGGCGCTGCTGCCGCCCGAGAGTTCCAGCACGAGGTACTGCTGCGCGGTGGCCTGCATCCACGAGCCGACCAGTGAGAGCAGCTGCGAGAACCAGTAGCGGCGGTAGTGGGGGTGTCGCAGGGCGCTGAAGGTGCGCGTGCCCCACGCCTGGGTGCGGGCGATCACCCGCCCACCATACGCCCGCTTGCCGTGGCGGCCCTGTGGGCGTTCCCACTGGCAGGACCGTGCCCGCGCCGGGGGACCGGTGGGGGTGGTGTTGCGGCGGCCGGGGGCGCGTGTTACGGTGCGCGGTGATCCACAGCTCCTTCACCGGCTTCTCACGCTGCTCTCCCGTTTCCTGATGCCCGTTTTCTGATGCCTGATTCCCGACTCCTGCCCCTGTGTCTGCTGCTCGGCGCGCTCCTCGTGGGCGGCGCGGACGCTCAGGCGGTCTTCACGGACGCCACCTCGGCGCCCGTGGGCGTGACCGGCGGCCTGGACACGGTCACGGTGCAGCCCGGCGACACGGCGTTCAGCCTCGCGCGGCGCGCGGGCCTGAGCGTCGCGGACCTGCTGGCCCTGAACGGCCTGAGCAGCGCGGACCTGCGGGTGGGGCAGGTGCTGCGCCTGCGGGTCCTGCCCGTCACGTACGCCGTGCAGCCCGGCGACACGCTGTACGCCCTGGCACGCCGCTTCGGCGTCAGCGTGGACGCCCTGCTGACCGCCAGCGCCCTCCCGGCAGGGACGGTGCTGAAGGTCGGGCAGGTCCTGACCCTCCCGGCGGGCACGGTCGTCACCCCGGCCGTGCAGGCGCAGTCTGCGCCCACCCGCACGCCGGTCGCGGTTCCGGCCGCGCCGGGCGCGTCTCCCTTCCAGCCGCTGACGCCCGCGCAGACCGCCCCGGTCCTCCAGCCGGTGGGACCGATGCCGCGCCCACCGTCCACGGGCACCCCCGCAGGTCCGCCCGTGACGGGCAGCCTCGCGCCCACGCTGGTGACCCCCACGCTGCCGGTGAGCGCCCAGACGCCACTGACGGGCGACTGGCGAACCGCCGCGCTGAGCCTGCTGAACACCCCGTACGTGTTCGGCGGGGCGAACCGCACCGGGACGGACTGCAGTGGGCTGGTGCTGCAGGTGTTCACGCCGCTGGGCGTGACGCTGCCCCGCACGAGCGCCGAGCAGGCCCGAGCGGGGCAGTCGGTCGCGCCGGGGGCGCTGGAGGCGGGCGACCTGGTGTTCTTCGACACGGAAGGTTCGGGGCGCGTGTCGCACGTCGGGATCTACTTGGGTGAGGACCAGTTCATCAGCGCGAACTCGTACCAGGGGCGCGTGACGGTGGACCGCCTGCGCGCGGACCGGTACTGGGGGCCGCGTTTCGTGGGGGCGCGGCGCGTGCTGGGCGTGACCGCGCTGGCCTCCGGCCGCTGAGCGGCGCTCCTTTCCGCGATGTGGCGCGGCCCCACCGCAACGACATCGGTGGGGCCGTGGCGCCGTGGTTCAGCCCTCGTCGGCGACGGAGTCGTGGTCGAGGATGGAGCGGTACTGTTCGAGGTTCTCGCCCTCGCCGAGTTCACGCGCGATCTTCTCGATGGCGAGACGCACGACCTCGCTCTTGCTGATCAGGCGTTCGGGGCTGGACAGTTCGTAGGCGGTGCGGGTCAGCAGGGCGTCCTGCTCGTCGCTGATCACCACCTGGAGCCGTTTGCGTTCCTTCTTGGGCATGCCTCTCCTGAAACGGGGCCGCGCCGCGCCGCAGAGGCGCCGGGCTGGCCGGGGTCCGTGCGGGCAGCCTACCACGCGCCTTGCACGTCAACAACATGAGCTGGATGTGGTGGTTTGGTCTCAGGTCAGCTCATCCGCACGTGACGAAGGGCCTGTATGGTCAGTGTGGACGGCCGTTGAGCAAGATGTGTAACATGCACCCATGCCGCGCGCTGTCCGGCACACTCCACTGACCCCCACGGCGCGCCCTGCGCGGCCCGCCTGCTGAAAGGAACCCGATGCACCTGACCCCACTGCATGTCCAGGGCGGCCGCCCCCTCAGCGGCCAGATCACCGTTCAGGGCAGCAAGAACGCCGCTCTGCCCGTCATCGTCGCCACCCTGCTGACCCGCGAGAAGGTCACGCTGCACGGCATCCCCCGCCTGAGCGACGTCCGCACCATCCTCGACCTGATGGCGCACCTGGGCACCCAGCACGCCTGGGTGGGCGAGAACAGCCTGGAACTGCACACCCCGGAGATCCTGAACACCGACGCGCCCTACGCGCTGGTCAGCAAGATGCGCGCCAGCTTCATCGTCATGGGCGCCATCCTGGCCCGCACCGGGCAGGCCACCGTGTCCATGCCCGGCGGCTGCGCCTGGGGGCCCCGCCCGGTCGACCAGCACGTCAAGGCCCTGCGCGCCCTGGGCGTGGACGTCACCGAGGACAACGGCAACTTCAGCGCCCAGCGCAGCGGCAGCCTGAACGGGCAGTTCATCTTCGAACTGCTGACCGTGGGCGGCACGCACAACGCCATCCTGGCCGCCACGCTCGGCGACGGCGTGGTCACGCTGGAGAACGCCAGCATCGACACGGACGTCGTGGAACTCATCGAGTTCCTGAACCACCTGGGCGCCGACATCCAGGGCGCGGGCACGCACACCCTGACCATCCGGGGCGTCGCGGCGCTGCGCGGCGGGGAGTACCGCGTCATTCCCGACCGCATCGAGGCCGGGACGTTCATGCTGCTGGCCGCCGCGACCCGCAGCCGCTTCACCGTGAACAACGTCCGCACCGACCACCTGCGCGCCGTGATCGGCAAACTGCACGAGATCGGCGTGGACGTCACCGAGGACGGCCTGAGCGTCACCGTGGACGCCACGGACCGCGAGCTGAAGCCCGTGAACATCACCACCCAGAGCTACCCGGGCTTCCCCACCGACCTGCAACCCCAGATGAGCGCGCTGCTCGCCACGATTCCCGGCACCAGCGTCGTGCAGGACCCCGTGTACCCCGACCGCCTGACGCACGTCGCGGAACTGCACCGCATGGGCGCCACCATCACCGTCAGCGGGTACACGCAGATCATCCAGGGCGGCGCGCTGCGTTCCGCGCCCGTGAAGGCCGCCGACCTGCGCGCCGGCGCGGCGCTGTTCATCGCGGGCCTCACCTGCGACGGCGACACCGTCATCGACGGCGTGCAGTACCTCAACCGCGGCTACGAACGCCTCGCCGAACGCCTCCAGGGCCTCGGGGCGAACGTCACCCAGCGCGAGACGGAACTCGTCCCCGCCGCCGACTGAGTCTCGACGGAGAACGCCGCCTCAGGTCAGCCGGGGCGGCGTTCTCCGTTGATGGTCGATGGTCGATGGTCGATGGTCAACAGCGTGTGCGCGGCGGACCCGGCCAAGTCAAGCCGACCCACTCCCCACTCCCCACAACCCACTCCCCCCCTTCACATCACGCTGTCACTCTCGCGCAGGAGCAGGGGCGCGTTGAACGCGGCGGGGCGCCAGTGGGTCTGGGCGTGGATGGCCTGCGGGGGGCAGGAGTGCAGGCAGGCCATGCAGCCGGTGCAGGCGCTGAGGTTCAGCAGGAGGTGCACGCCGCCGTCGGGTTG
This region of Deinococcus sp. JMULE3 genomic DNA includes:
- the murA gene encoding UDP-N-acetylglucosamine 1-carboxyvinyltransferase, with translation MHLTPLHVQGGRPLSGQITVQGSKNAALPVIVATLLTREKVTLHGIPRLSDVRTILDLMAHLGTQHAWVGENSLELHTPEILNTDAPYALVSKMRASFIVMGAILARTGQATVSMPGGCAWGPRPVDQHVKALRALGVDVTEDNGNFSAQRSGSLNGQFIFELLTVGGTHNAILAATLGDGVVTLENASIDTDVVELIEFLNHLGADIQGAGTHTLTIRGVAALRGGEYRVIPDRIEAGTFMLLAAATRSRFTVNNVRTDHLRAVIGKLHEIGVDVTEDGLSVTVDATDRELKPVNITTQSYPGFPTDLQPQMSALLATIPGTSVVQDPVYPDRLTHVAELHRMGATITVSGYTQIIQGGALRSAPVKAADLRAGAALFIAGLTCDGDTVIDGVQYLNRGYERLAERLQGLGANVTQRETELVPAAD
- a CDS encoding aminoglycoside phosphotransferase family protein, coding for MNVHTAARLAGVVLATPLHGYRVLVSRLDRLVIQVTTPKGRFVLKLEEAGDGLTREVAARTFLRARGFPVAAPVARGTDGWEWLLLPWVDGLPLTGESPLAAQQAAGALLARLHAVPGERPPPQQQTWDAWMLGWLRHALTYWLGTGRAPPDAAGRLSRWWRTVEPLLASRGRQVILFDGKPEHLLVTADGQVALIDVEDLRSGDGLMDLAVIALHEPATLPGVLAGYSTLDEQQNTLVAFYTLLRALAAAEWDETQFGGRQRDRFLQVAEQSLPA
- a CDS encoding MFS transporter, whose protein sequence is MIARTQAWGTRTFSALRHPHYRRYWFSQLLSLVGSWMQATAQQYLVLELSGGSSAALGWVTVAQFMPSLLLSLFAGAVIDRVPRRRVLLATQLTLLATATALAVTTHLGVVTLPLVMLIAFVSGTANAFDMPARQSMVVDFVPRSDVPNAVALNSLSFNVSRTLGQALFGVVAALGVTLLAGGNAENISRLALPFYLNVASFFVVLYVIATLPFPARDFGPRGSMLGDVKEGLRYVRATPAVRNVMLLVGALSLTIINFNVIIPYYARVVFGAREATFGALSAAFGIGAMAGALWQASRPNPLRNLRLGALILIASAVLLALTPGPTLAFPVLAACGFGMLSLLVSANSTVQLTIPDALRGRVMSLYSFVLVGMGPPGALIASTLISRDWILGPRAGLITLAALGSVAVMLLWTRLPRQLDKPAGDD
- a CDS encoding C40 family peptidase, with protein sequence MPDSRLLPLCLLLGALLVGGADAQAVFTDATSAPVGVTGGLDTVTVQPGDTAFSLARRAGLSVADLLALNGLSSADLRVGQVLRLRVLPVTYAVQPGDTLYALARRFGVSVDALLTASALPAGTVLKVGQVLTLPAGTVVTPAVQAQSAPTRTPVAVPAAPGASPFQPLTPAQTAPVLQPVGPMPRPPSTGTPAGPPVTGSLAPTLVTPTLPVSAQTPLTGDWRTAALSLLNTPYVFGGANRTGTDCSGLVLQVFTPLGVTLPRTSAEQARAGQSVAPGALEAGDLVFFDTEGSGRVSHVGIYLGEDQFISANSYQGRVTVDRLRADRYWGPRFVGARRVLGVTALASGR
- a CDS encoding transcriptional regulator, with amino-acid sequence MPKKERKRLQVVISDEQDALLTRTAYELSSPERLISKSEVVRLAIEKIARELGEGENLEQYRSILDHDSVADEG